The Gadus macrocephalus chromosome 12, ASM3116895v1 genome segment atggcCAGGTCAACGGAAAGAGGAAGAGCGACACAGAGGCGGGAAATGCCAAGAAGAAGCCAAAGTCGGTCAAATCCAACAAGCTGGATGCTGATGAACACTCGGAGAAGAAACCCTTCACCCGTTCCAAAAGGAGGTCCTCCAGAGAGATAGTTGCTGACGCTGGCCCTGGGGAAAGGGAGGTGAAGGATgaggggaaggaggaaaacGAGGAGGTTGCGTGTAGCGGGGAAGAGGGCAAGGGGACGGGTGATGGTGCCCCTAAAGCTTctgaggggaagaggaagaagagaaccAGGCTGAGCTGGCTGAGGCCTTCCTCCAAGCAGCCAAGCATCTTCTCTAAGTTCCGCAGCATGGGCAAGATCAGCTCCATCATGGCCCCCAAGAACCAGGTGGAGCAGGTGACCGAGCCGGAACAGCCCCAGGCAGATAACGGACCCAAACAGGAACCAACTCTGATGGGTAAGACTGCCCCGGAACCCACCAATGGCATCACGCAGGACCAGAAGGCTGTGGAGAACCAAGGTGAGATGATGATTGATGACAGAGATTTAAAAAACGGGTATGGAGTTCAGAGTGAGTGacggcccctccctctcctgagCAGACGGCCTGGACGTCCTGGAAAGGCTGTTCCAGGGCAAGCTGGTGCTGCGGACGCGTTGCCTGGAGTGTGAGAGCTACACGGAGCGCAGGGAAGACTTCCAGGACATCAGCGTTCCCGTCCAGGAGGACCAGCCCAGCAGCCCAGAAGACCTCTCTGAGGGTGAGCGGCACTAGACGCCTCATGTTATATAGgtgttgctgttgctgctcaTGTTTACAGCATATTGAAATGATGCCTGTACGGGGTTATTTTTTTATAGGTTAATCCTTGTCTATTATTTTATGTATGTCCTTATATAAGTCCAACCTTAGAATTTTTAAAGAGGGTTTACCTTTGTCCGCACTATATTAAACCACCTGGTGCCGTCTGCCTTCTTCATCCTATAGTGTCCCCAGACCCTAAACCCGAACAGAAGACTCTGAAGTGGGCCATCTCCCAGTTTGCGTCAGTGGAGCGTATCGTCGGCGAGGACAAATACTTCTGTGAGACGTGTCACCATTACACAGAGGCTGAGAGAAGCCTCCTCTTCGACAAGACCCCAGAGGTCGTCACCATCCACCTCAAGTGCTTCTCTGCCAACGGTCTAGAGTGAGTCAACCCTGGGTCTTCTGGAGCACTGGGTGGAAAACTTTACTTATGTTGTGTTCTCTTCAGCCACTTTCATATAAAAAAACGAGGGCAGAAACGGACAGAGTTTTAGAACCCAATCCTAACGTTACCCATACgtggggctcaggaggtagagcgggttggctggtaaccgcaaggttgctagttcaatccccggcttctcctagcgtgtcgaggtgtccctaagTGTATGTGGAGTGTATGTGGctttgcattcacacacactccgccgtcggtgtgtgaatgtgtgtatggatgggtgattgtgaggcaatattgtaaaacgctttgggtggccactggttacagataaagcgctatataaatgcagtccatttaccatacGTTAAACAACACAGAAGATAAAATCACACAGTTTGAGAGTCGCAATATTGACAGAATCGCAATAAATATCGTATTGGCTCTCAGAAAATCGAATCATAAGGTCCCTGACAATTCCTTTCCCTAgcttgtttgtatatttgagttGAATCCGGTTGTCTTTAACCGCGTCGACCTTGTGTCTGTCGTTTCCCAGCATGGACCCCTACGCGGGCCTGTCCAAGGTGAACACCCCACTGCAGACCCCGCTCAACCTGTCCTTGGAGGAGTGGTGCACGAGCGCCGCGCCCCTGGACGGCTGCAACTACCAGCTCTTCGCCGTGGTGATGCACAGTGGCGTCACTATCAGCAGCGGCCACTACACCGCCTATGTCCGCATGTCCGAGCTGCAGGATGTGCGGCTCCAGCCACAGagcaaggaagaggaggagcagcggcaggagagggaggaggtgaaggaaaaGGTAGAAGAGCAGGAGCGGCGAGGAGGAGACGGCATcaagcaggaagaggaagaggaagggcacTACGATGATGGAGAGGTGTCCTTCGGCGGGGCGAGGGGACTTCACCGGGGCAAGGCAGGGGGGAAGAAAACAGAGGGTGTGGTTGGACTCctgggaggacagaggagcACCGGCAACGGCTACGAGCTGGCCGGCAGCAAACAGGCCGACAAGACATCCACCAGCGGAGTGGCCGAGGCTCCGAGGCGGAGGCCCACTACCAGCGGACCGGTGAAAAAGGAagcagaggaggggaagagagtcaaggaggagcgggaggcacTGAGCAGCCTCCTGCACTACGAGGGCAAGTGGCTCCTCTTCGATGACTCGGAGGTGCGtctgtttgaagaggaggaCTTCTTGCGAGCCTGCTCCCCGGACACCTGCTCCACGTCCACGCCTTACCTGCTTTTCTACAGGAGGACGCCACTGCAAGGCACAGGCTTAGTGCAGGGGTGACGGGTCCAACGGATAGATGGACCCTCTTTTTATTCGCTGCCATCAGTCAGGGTTGTGGATGCCCACAACCCTgtgattttatttttacattgatTTATCTCGATAAGCTGAACGAAGTCTGTTCAAACTTTTTTCCAAATGGGGCAGAATACATATGGGTCACATGAAACTATGGACCTCTAGAATGGCTCAACTTGCAGGGTTTGGTACTAGCAAACTCCTAAGCTAATAGACTTGTGATATTGGCACCCACATGAATTTTGGGTCTATGAAAACCAGCGGTACTTCCCACTGGTCAATGATGACTAGAGCCTTTTCATAGCAACAGGTTTGGGAGGAAGCTTGCATAACTAAAAGCCTAATTTATGCCCCCCAGCTCATTTTATTTGATGAGTTTAAAGCTTTTCCTTTTGTCCTAGCTGTCATATTTTGTTTCATTGTCCCCTTATTCCTGATCTGTTAGAATGATTCGGATCTATCCATATATTAAGTTGTTTTAACTATGTTAAGCACTTTGGCACTTAAAATTCCAGTAGGTTAAATTGCTGTATATTTTCATCTTTTCTTTGGTCATAGGCAACACTGCATCCCATTAAGTTTTTCTATTGCCAGGATAAGGATGCTACACCTCAAGGGAAGTCTATTGAGAATATAGATCTGCATGGACATCTTTTCATGAATCCCTCATTCAGGTCCAACAGGCTACTGAATGTCTTTATATAAACACATTTATTGCCATACATCTAACATGCTGAATTCCTTAGTCTATGCAGGAGAGGCGCATGCTGTCAGCTCACAAGAGTGCCACaaagggaaaagtaaacattttgaTGGGATTGCATTTATACTTCAGGAGGCAATATATATCTCAGTTAATGATTTAAATCCCATTGAATCACTTCCTTGAGCGACATGTCAAGGTCTTGTAATATGGAAAAAGCACCAGCGGAACTCCAGTAGGGGCACATAACCTATAAAAGGATGGCTGATGGACATTTCTGCCATTATCTCATGTGGAAGTGTATTGATGCATTAAACTTGTCACCCACCATTAACCGGTTATAAAAGTGATCTTTGCATTTGTTGCTCTAACTAATTGTTTGAACCTTTTTGGTTTACAGCTTTCAATGTTAATTACTAAGGACATGGAGGCCATTAGAGTTAAGATAAGGCCAATCCATGTAAAAACGGCTTTAGAACATGTTTGTCATAACCTGTGAGGTTTTCATTGCTGATAAGCTTAATTATGGAGAGGTTCTGCAGGTCATCTGATTAATGTCACGTTTGAAAATGTTAATTTTTTCACTTTAGGCAAGATGTCTACATCATTTTCTAGGTTCTTAATGTCAAGCAATACCAGCCATAACTGGTATGCGTAAATAACGTATTTCATTGATGCTAAACTGCTTTCTCTCAACCGTTTCGGAACATAAGCAATAAAGTTTTAATATTTCCATTAATGAAAGACCCTTAGGACAgtttgtgaaaaaataaaggatATGATTTGgacaattaaaatatttattttgttaaatattaacataaatcaaacaattaaagtTGAAAACAAATCCCTTTTACTTGCAATGTAGTTTAAATGAATAATGATAAATACTATTTATAAAGCCTTATAAATAGtatgtttttttgcatttttcatGTTTTGGATGATTTTTTTATGCCTTTTGGATTAAATAGTAAACTTTCAAGTTATAAAAGGCATCGCTACACCATAATAAAAAGTgcacaaattaaattaaatacagATTTGACACTATacacatttttttaatgataCCGTGACGTTTTTAAAGAGTACCCTTTGGCTTTTTGTGTTGGCACTTGACTTGACAAAAGGGGAACTTGTTAATAGCTGTTAGCCTCAATAGCTAATGGCTGCTAAAGATCCATTGACATTGAGACATGAACACAATGCAAATGAGCCATTTTGACATTAGCAACATGACTGATGCTGGGTAAATAAAAATTCCAAACACCATCAATGATGCAGTAAAAAAATATTGcatgacaaaaaagaaaaatgccAAGGTATCGCTGTAAGATCAACTTGATCGTCCCACCGATGCGTAACAGGTTATTCTGTAAACAAATTAAGACACTGGAATGACGTACCAAGCCAGGACACTTTCAGGCCACTATGTTGAGGAGCGACTTTTAAGGAGACACAATGTATTTACACTTGGGAATAAATTAATGTTGACGTTCTCTTTTCCTCATCTTCAAAAATCAAGCTTCCGAAGACTTATTCTGCTGAAGGAATCTCTGAGGAAACAAAGAACATAGAACAAGAGATTTACACAAGCACAACAGTCTTGGGTTGTGCATTTGATCTCAAAGTAATTTGAATGACACTAGGGAGAAATGGAAATGTTGACAACTGTAGTCaactggaaaataaaaaaaattatggcgAATTCACACTAGAATGCTGTCTAGTTGAACGCTCTGCCTCAAAGGTTGACGATGACAAAGGGAAAAAGCCACAAAACAAACTACCTTGTCAAGCTGTCCGTTTGCTGCATGATGTCAGGAAAATCACCAAAAAGATTGATCAGCCAACACACAGCTTTCACTAGCCACCACGCTCATACATTTAGAATATCGCACTCATACTTTCCCACAGCAGTAACTTTGACAAACACATGACTCGCAAATGCGATTTGCTCaccaaccccaacacacaccactGTGCAGGAGGCCTACCAGTGTAAGTTGACCTGCATGAAAGGCTTATAGCCCAGTGGGAGGCCTCTGTGTGAGTTGACCTGCAGGACAGGCTTATAGCCCAGTGGGATGCCTACCTATGAGAGTTGACCTGCAGGACAGGCTTGTAGAGCTGGGGTATCTTCCTGTTGATGAGGGGCTGCAGCGCCTCCTTCAGGCGGTGGTAGTTCCTCTCCAGTTCCCTCTGGTACTCCTTCTGATCGGGACCAATCAGGCTCTTGTTCTTACGCAGCGCGTCCTCGCACCTGCGTAACAGACCGGAAGTCATGATTAGTTACAACGATAGGACTACTACCAATGAATCAGAACATGTTCTGCACTACTGTTTGGAGGGATCATGGGTTAGAGTTCAGTGCATGATGATGATACCCATGTGAAATACATTTAGTTTTCATGTtaaaattattattgttatgtgTGAACATTTTTGTTTGGATGGTTATGGTCTCCAAAGGCATGTTCCAGGGTTCATACCTCTTGGTGAAGTCCTTGAAGCAGAGCCGTAGCTTGTTGTGGTGTCTGTAGAGTTTGGGGTCACTGGGAATCTCAGACAGGAACACCTGAGCCACTTCCAGAGGGCcctgacaaatacacacaaacacactactgTAAAGAACCATCCCATGCATAAGTATATGCATGCAACTATCGATGCCCTTAATAAACCCGGCTCTTTACAAATGCATATTGCAaagtatatataaaaaaacggaTTTATTGAccgttccaaaaaaaaaatagtagtTCATTCATATCATTCAAAAAAGACAAATGCATTacaactagtgctgtcaagcgattaaaatatttaatcttgATTAAtctcattaatgtcatagttaactcacgattaatcgcaaattatttttcgatgctaaatatcccttgatttctttgtcccattaattcttctcattttaattctcttatcaacatggtgaagtgcatcggcttgccttgtgcaaatgtttttttattgataacaacattggcatatactgatcaaaacaggacgatacaaaaaaagagcctatagtgcaattaaacgatgaacatacaaacttactgccttgaacatagcagtcaggctactgcttctttgttttgagccatttttaaataaaataattgcgttaatcgcgcgataaaaaaattaacgccgttaaaattggtttgcgttaacgccgttaataacgcgtttaactgacagccctaATTACAACGTAGTTGTTTGAAAGGAGTGTGAGGTTACCTGGTTGACCGTGGTGCCCACAGAGCCTTGCAGGACCATCTGCAGCATCTTGGCGTCGGAGGGGTCCTGGTGGGTGGCGAAGGCTAGCTCCTGGGTCTTCTTCTGCATGTCCTCGATGGCTACCTCCATGGGCATTGATATGATCTGAGACACCCAGAAACATTCGGTGGTTCGGTGTTGGTACTAGTGTGAGTGAGCATGGTAAACACATGCCGATACAAACACCAATATCCAAAATCATAATCCACTTTTGATGAAGCACTATATGAAAGGTGgaagtgtaacataattcacacattcatatcaacaggccacatatgtcCTTGGCGACTAGAGAGGTCTCGTTCCCATCCTAGGGAGGGATCCGGCTCCTAGGGAGGCGTCCGGCCCGTACAAGAAGCCATTCATTCACGAATCAATTCTACAGATACGAGCGGCCCAGGTGTTCGGTGAACTCAGAAGTTCAGGGCCATGAAAcaagttgcaatgccaacacatagctACTAGGGGTCAGCACAATACCACAAAGCAAGTTGtaatgccaacacatagccacaaggggtcAGCACCATACCACAAAGCAAGTTGtaatgccaacacatagccacaagggagcagCATAGAGACACATACAACATCCAGAGAGacgggagttcagcaccatgcttagccaatcagagcacataactaagtccacgcctgcccagtatTAAAGTTACAACCCATAGCCCAGAGGGctagaacgctccaggtaaAGCATCCTTTGGAATGCCCTACTAAGTGTTTCCGGCAGACTTTTTCCAAAAGAACACGGCAGAAGTAAACATTTAGGTGACCCATGGCCTTTTCATTATACAGGCTCTCAAACGGCTCGTTGGACACACAGTGTACACAGTGGGGTAACTCAACGGAGAACCCCAACGAAGACGGGATACAAGCTCTTTTAAAGACACTGCCCACTGCTGTACCTCCTCCTTGTGTATGATGTTGATGCGGGTCTTGATGTAGGGGAAGGCATGCGAGGTGGTGAGGATGGTCTTCCGTTTGAACTGCTCGTGGAGGTCGCCGTGCGCACGGCCGTCCAACGTGAAGGGCGTACAGTAGACAAAGCGCCGCAGGTTGTAGTTCTTGTCGAAGTAGGTGATGCGGTCCTTCATCTCGTACGTATCGAAGAAGGGCTCCACATACGTGATCTGGACGTAAGCCTGAGGAAGTCATTGAAaaaatgttaaaggtcccatattatatcaccaggtgtgagtgtgattagccatttcaagccgttttgaaaatcggccacttctgacattatagATGTATGACAGaaagatcagtctaccagcctaaccaggggactgtagcaaacgtgactcatctatccgtcattcatctaggtggacacgcccacttgtgatgtcaaaagAGGCAGAaattcaaaacggcttgtaatggctaatcgcacctggtggtataatgccGGACCTTTAAGAAGTAACCTTGCAGGCGCATGAAATCCTTGGAACTTGATTTATTCGTAAATGTCTTCCTTGGTCTGAGCTCTTCTTTTCAGTCAGAGTTGAAGGTTACATTAGATCAGCCATTAATAATACATACTAATTAGTGGATTCCTTCCTGATCCACCCTAAAGACACCAACACCCTTGCATTTACTTCCAAACCTAAATTATCAAATTGGATTTGCACTTAAGTCCTTTCGCTAAAGCTTGGTCAATGTTTATGCAAAATAAGCAGAATCCATCAGGATCAACTTTCTACAATGGTACACTCTCGAGAACCATGAACTCATTTAGACAGGTCAATGGATATGGACGATGCCCCTTTCATTTGCCATCCCACAAACCTTGTTGGGGTCCAGTTTGCACTTGTCTACAGGGTTGGAGTCCTTAATGACTTCCACCTGTTCTTCGCCAAAACGCTCCCCGTAGAATCCCTGAAGATAACCAGAGGACAGGACATATGTTGGGCGGAGGCCAATAACCTGACATAAGGCATGAAAGATTATTTGAATGTTTACCTCCAGTCGGTGGGAGATCTCTGCTAGTTTGGTGATGGCAGGCTCTTTGTATACAAACTCCTGCTCATCCAAGTCCCCAAACTTGGTACCGTAAAATCCGACTCTGAAGTACGTACCAAACATTCTCTTTCCATGCTGAGGAGAGATGAAGTGTGAGTCAATGAGAAGGTCACAAAAGATGATAAGAGCATTCCTAAATTACATAATAGCGTAAAGTATTTTTAAGATTACGTAAGGATAAATGTTGAAAGGACCTCTGGTTATTAAATCTCGATTTAGAAATTAACAATTTCTAAATCTCGATTAAGAAGATTCCTTTCAAAGtcttaaaaatgtataaaagtaAGTTAAAAAGTGAAGCGTCAATAACATCCTTTTGATACTCCCTTCATCCAGGGTTTCTTTCTAGGTCTTGATTAATCATATATTTAACTATTTTGTTTAACGGGGGTAATGTACAAACATTGATGTGCCCATTTGATGCTATATATCAGATTATAGCATCATGCTTATTTGCATATGTAGTCCCTCAATATCACGTGTCCATCAACAGAGTTCTAAACATTCTACATTCAATTCGCACACATGCATTCCTTCATCATGACCAGTTAAAAGTATCCAACATCTCTCCATGTAAAAAGTGGGGGCTCAGTGTTCCAGCAGTCCAAGTTAGAAGGCCCATGCTTCAATTCATCACACCAGGTCTTTAAATCTTACAGTGCTACCGGGGTGAAGTGTCAGTAAGTGGGAAAAGGTTTCAACACAGGTTTCCTCTCAAGTTAGCGGGGTGTCTTTGACAGAGAAGCATTCACCAAGATCCTAGCCCAACCTAACTTCACTAGTATATACAGGTGCACTTGTAGAACTGGGTCAGAAAGGCTGACATGGACGTATTCCTTTTGCTTAAAAATCCAAATGGGCTGAAAAGATATAGATTATGACAGGACTGGTGGAAGACAGGAAGTCTTAGGCTAAGGCTATTTCTGTTGAAGTATGGAAGTCAAGTCAAAGTTTAAAAGGGTATGGTTTTGAGACAGTTCTGGGagaggaaatgtgtgtgtttgaatatttgtttgaaCTATAATATTTTCTGTATTCGTATGCATTGTCAGAAACAGTGTAGGAAAGTGTAGGAAGGTAAAGACTGAACCATTTCACAAGTACCAACAAAGAAAGGAAAACTGGCTAAAAGTCAGATTGATTTATCTCCCCATCTTCAGGATTTCTGGATTGACTTTCCATGAGGACTAGGGCATCACAGGTCATTTCGATTTCCATGACATGCTCAAAGCCTCAGTTTGTTATCTTCAAAACCAGGGAACTTACCACAACACACAATTAAGTAAAGTGGGAAGGTTCGGCAACCAGGAACAAAAACGAAAAGGAGAAAACAGAACACATTTTAATCAGGATCGCCTATCTCCAAAGAACAAACAGAAAAAtgacaaagaccaaaaaataaGTCTAAATAACGCATTCTTGGTGATGAGGCTAAGAAAAACACAAAGCTAGTGTGGTGGTTCTGGATCATGCCAAGGCAAAGAAGGAACATttaaagacacaaacaaaagaaaactaaTCAGAGTGGGGAAAAGGTCCCATCACCCCTAGAAACAGGCTGTTCAAGGGGTTGTTTTAGGGGTGCGGTTCCAGAAGGAACGAAGAGTGCTCTGTCCATTCCATGCAATAACATGCAGAAAGTACATaaattaaaaacacatgttaaGTAGCTGATagcaaaaatgaaaaaacaatgaaaaaatgTATATCAGGGGTCGATTTAGTTTCAAAATCAAAATGAGGGGGGATTATCAAATGggccaaaaaataataaatggttGGTTGGTTACTGTGACTTGGAAGGTTTATTTATCATGATAATCATGGAATTTTGGATCCAGTTGTGGATAAATGGTTTGACTCCAATTGGACTTCACAAGACATGGCTGAGCTTTAATTGTGTGTGAAAAGACCAACCTACggcaaaaatgtaaaaaaaaaagagaaaaactaaTCAAAACGAAAAACGGACAAAAACGGACTCAAACTCTGTGGTTGGAGCAGGTGAGATAATAAGAGGATGAGGGCGGCCCGACAGCGTGGGGGGTGCAGCCCCGGACTGAGAGGATACAGGAGTTTTTGGAAAAATGGCGTATTTCCCcccgaagaagagaaactgttTGTCGTTAGTGTCACAGGCACGATGGCTCCCATGCATGCCCCATTGGCACGGTCACAAACAAGTTAAaaacaagacccccccccccccacccaaaaacTGGCGGGCTTTGCTTGTCCTGTACAAGTCAGGGTCCCTGAGgttggtgggggcgggggttgaGTTTGGGGtgcagggggttggggggcagaCAGTCGGCATTGTCCGCAGGTGTTAATGGATGTATGGATATGTACAGGACGTAGAAAAGGTAGCGACAGAGCGCCCGCTGGTAGCAAAacgtaaaaagaaaaagagtgaATGATAAACGACCAAACAACGAAC includes the following:
- the usp1 gene encoding ubiquitin carboxyl-terminal hydrolase 1 isoform X2, with product MPGLQGDNVVASLGSPVKKSKLSLKFFQKKEAKRTLDFSEPPADESKTEPEPEDSIASGDQVVPGPSPCTGSTGPLLPYEKVEALLPFVGLNNLGNTCYLNSVLQVLYYCPGLRDGIKNLYSRSKSRDKLKEEIVKSEDEEDSVPAHMELLGSFNSLITSVEQLQSGFLLNPDGYSEGELATPPRKLLHTLRQLNPMYEGYLQHDAQEVLQCLLAYIQEACDTIRKEQHGESTKEVIQESPATLVPANSEEEEEDGQVNGKRKSDTEAGNAKKKPKSVKSNKLDADEHSEKKPFTRSKRRSSREIVADAGPGEREVKDEGKEENEEVACSGEEGKGTGDGAPKASEGKRKKRTRLSWLRPSSKQPSIFSKFRSMGKISSIMAPKNQVEQVTEPEQPQADNGPKQEPTLMGKTAPEPTNGITQDQKAVENQDGLDVLERLFQGKLVLRTRCLECESYTERREDFQDISVPVQEDQPSSPEDLSEVSPDPKPEQKTLKWAISQFASVERIVGEDKYFCETCHHYTEAERSLLFDKTPEVVTIHLKCFSANGLDMDPYAGLSKVNTPLQTPLNLSLEEWCTSAAPLDGCNYQLFAVVMHSGVTISSGHYTAYVRMSELQDVRLQPQSKEEEEQRQEREEVKEKVEEQERRGGDGIKQEEEEEGHYDDGEVSFGGARGLHRGKAGGKKTEGVVGLLGGQRSTGNGYELAGSKQADKTSTSGVAEAPRRRPTTSGPVKKEAEEGKRVKEEREALSSLLHYEGKWLLFDDSEVRLFEEEDFLRACSPDTCSTSTPYLLFYRRTPLQGTGLVQG
- the usp1 gene encoding ubiquitin carboxyl-terminal hydrolase 1 isoform X1 — its product is MLTEARCCLSDRLSVRCQVEMPGLQGDNVVASLGSPVKKSKLSLKFFQKKEAKRTLDFSEPPADESKTEPEPEDSIASGDQVVPGPSPCTGSTGPLLPYEKVEALLPFVGLNNLGNTCYLNSVLQVLYYCPGLRDGIKNLYSRSKSRDKLKEEIVKSEDEEDSVPAHMELLGSFNSLITSVEQLQSGFLLNPDGYSEGELATPPRKLLHTLRQLNPMYEGYLQHDAQEVLQCLLAYIQEACDTIRKEQHGESTKEVIQESPATLVPANSEEEEEDGQVNGKRKSDTEAGNAKKKPKSVKSNKLDADEHSEKKPFTRSKRRSSREIVADAGPGEREVKDEGKEENEEVACSGEEGKGTGDGAPKASEGKRKKRTRLSWLRPSSKQPSIFSKFRSMGKISSIMAPKNQVEQVTEPEQPQADNGPKQEPTLMGKTAPEPTNGITQDQKAVENQDGLDVLERLFQGKLVLRTRCLECESYTERREDFQDISVPVQEDQPSSPEDLSEVSPDPKPEQKTLKWAISQFASVERIVGEDKYFCETCHHYTEAERSLLFDKTPEVVTIHLKCFSANGLDMDPYAGLSKVNTPLQTPLNLSLEEWCTSAAPLDGCNYQLFAVVMHSGVTISSGHYTAYVRMSELQDVRLQPQSKEEEEQRQEREEVKEKVEEQERRGGDGIKQEEEEEGHYDDGEVSFGGARGLHRGKAGGKKTEGVVGLLGGQRSTGNGYELAGSKQADKTSTSGVAEAPRRRPTTSGPVKKEAEEGKRVKEEREALSSLLHYEGKWLLFDDSEVRLFEEEDFLRACSPDTCSTSTPYLLFYRRTPLQGTGLVQG